Part of the Bacteroidales bacterium genome is shown below.
CACCGGTCATAACCTTTGAGCAAGTTCCCGGCTTGATGGGTTGTGAGGGTTGCGTTCCGGCAGGTATAACTTCCAAAACCCTGATTTCCTCACCGGCTTGCGGATCGACACATGCATATCCATCCACGGCCGACTTATCGAAAGGAGGCATATCTCTGTCGGCCTGGACATCCTCTGCCAGGACACGATTTAAGGCTTCATTCAGTATGATCCACTCCGGGCGCAAAGCCGGAGCATTTTCCATTATCGTACGGTATGCCTCTTCAAAAGATATCATAACGTTTTTTTAAATTCCAGGTATGGTTGTCAATTTTAATATAACGTTCAATATGCCTGAACATCTCCCCGCCAGTCTCCACGATTAAATCCGCACAGGAAGATACTGCCTTTGCGCTTTGCTTCTGCTCTTTTCCTCTTTTATTAACCATAACAAAAATTCCCGGCTCAAGGTTGCTCCTTAATGCATTGGATTCAACAATCATCAAATTAACATGGTTCGATATTTCCATAATTTTTTGCACCACCTTTTCTTCATTATCCGTAATGGAAACTAAAAACCAGCTTTCGGCCGCCCCTGCTGCAAGATATTTCCCTGAATCTTTCATAAGGCGTGGGTTGTTCTCTTTTATCTCCAAATAACCCGCTTCTGAAGCCTGAGGATAATGCCCGCGGAATATATCCCTGTCACCATATAATGCAACTTTTACAGCAGCTATGGAATACTCCTTACCGAAATTTTCCAGTAACCGGCATATCAGTTCAGTTTTTCCGGCCTTTCTTGAATTCCCTCCAACCAACAAAATATTGTATTGCTTTTCACTCATCTTCTGTCTTTATAAATAAGTAAAGGTAAGAAAAATATATGAAGACGTGAAACCCCCAATCAAAGACTTTGGACCCTTATGGCTGAAGCTTTGAAACCGGCCCACACACTCATATCTTTTCTCATATTGAGGCGATTGAAACTATCATGACTGATCATCACGGCTAATTTTACACCAATATCCAGAACCACCTCCAAACCGTTATGGGTGGGGATGATTTCAAGAATGGTTCCTTTGAAGTTATTCAGTGCTGTGGATTCGAGTCTCTCCCGGGATATTATTACATTCTGTGCATCAAGAGTAAGTATGGCTTCTCCTTGAATTTTGTCGTCAAGCACATAAAAAGCGGTATGATCATTGATCCGTGCCAGTTTGTGTTTTTTGCCCGATATGGGTTCGACGACAGCATGATAAAAATTTTTGATCCCAACAAAGTCAGCAATAAATTTACTCTTCGGATTTCGGAACACCCGGTCGATATCTCCCTGCTGCACGAGGGTACCTCCCTGCATCACTCCCACCCGGTTAGCAAGCGCAAGGGCTTCTTCATAATCATGGGTGACATGCACAATGGTCTGCCCCCTGCGGTTTAGTTCACGCAGCAATGCCTGCAGCTCCTTTTTAAATTGAACGTCCAGGGAGCTCAGAGGTTCATCAAGCAGGAGCAGCCGAGGACCGAAGGCAAGGGTTCTGGCAAGTACCGTACGCTGGGCTTCACCTCCTGAAAGCGTATCGGGATACCGATTAAGCAAATGCGTTATTTGCATGGTTTCAGCAAGATCTTTTATCCGGCTATCTATTTCTGAACCGGAAAATCCCCTCCTTTTCAACGGATATGCAATATTTCCAAACACTGTGAAATGGGGAAATATAGCATGATCCTGAAAAACAAGCCCCATCGGACGGTCTTGAATTCTTTGTTTGGTGATATCCCGGCCCTCCAGCTCAATCATGCCTTCATCAGGCACAATCAGCCCTGCCAAAATCTCTAGCAATAGGGTCTTGCCTGCTCCCGATTTACCCAATATCACATAATAATCTCCTACCTCCACACGAAGATCAATGTCACGGATTCTAAAACCATCAAATGATTTACTGATATTTTTTAGTTCCAGCATAATTTCTGTTTGATAACGAGCGCAACACAATAAAAAAAATCAGGCTGATCAGTATGAAAAGCACAGCAACCGGCCGGGCATATTCCAGGCCGAAGGTACCAAAACGTTCATAAATCAGGACAGGGGCTAT
Proteins encoded:
- a CDS encoding ATP-binding cassette domain-containing protein; translation: MLELKNISKSFDGFRIRDIDLRVEVGDYYVILGKSGAGKTLLLEILAGLIVPDEGMIELEGRDITKQRIQDRPMGLVFQDHAIFPHFTVFGNIAYPLKRRGFSGSEIDSRIKDLAETMQITHLLNRYPDTLSGGEAQRTVLARTLAFGPRLLLLDEPLSSLDVQFKKELQALLRELNRRGQTIVHVTHDYEEALALANRVGVMQGGTLVQQGDIDRVFRNPKSKFIADFVGIKNFYHAVVEPISGKKHKLARINDHTAFYVLDDKIQGEAILTLDAQNVIISRERLESTALNNFKGTILEIIPTHNGLEVVLDIGVKLAVMISHDSFNRLNMRKDMSVWAGFKASAIRVQSL